In the Sediminitomix flava genome, one interval contains:
- a CDS encoding LysR family transcriptional regulator: MNLQFIKYFVALAETQNFTQASDKVHVVQSTFSTGIKKLEEHLGCQLFFRDRRNVSLTKEGEILLPKAKSMLSIWNSMETEFAHETIKELNIGVLNTLDFDTIVPKMKAFKELHSGCKVNLIEGDHEYLSSKLQRNELDGYFSKAIPEEEQLEHCVVSEDKLMIGVPDTHPLAMKDKVELNALHKISFIKRCNCSLFKEVSSAFEEKQIEPDYVFTANGDDTALALVASGIGVSLLPKPRKENVGVKFLPITDANFKRKITFVWKKGNHSKALMNFRSA, from the coding sequence ATGAATCTTCAATTTATAAAATACTTCGTGGCGCTAGCAGAAACGCAGAATTTCACGCAAGCATCCGACAAAGTACACGTTGTTCAGTCTACCTTTTCAACAGGAATAAAGAAGCTAGAAGAACATTTAGGCTGCCAACTTTTTTTTAGAGACCGACGAAATGTAAGCCTCACAAAAGAAGGAGAGATTTTACTTCCAAAAGCAAAATCGATGCTTTCTATATGGAACAGTATGGAGACCGAATTTGCTCACGAAACCATAAAAGAACTCAATATTGGTGTACTCAACACCTTAGATTTCGATACGATTGTTCCGAAAATGAAAGCCTTCAAAGAGTTACATAGTGGCTGTAAAGTCAACCTCATAGAAGGAGATCATGAATACCTATCTTCAAAATTACAGCGGAATGAATTGGATGGGTACTTTAGCAAAGCTATACCCGAAGAGGAGCAACTGGAGCATTGTGTTGTTTCGGAAGATAAACTGATGATAGGTGTTCCCGACACACATCCGTTGGCCATGAAAGATAAAGTAGAACTAAATGCGCTGCATAAAATTTCTTTTATCAAAAGATGTAATTGTTCTCTTTTCAAAGAAGTGAGTTCTGCCTTTGAAGAAAAGCAAATAGAGCCTGATTATGTGTTTACTGCCAATGGCGATGACACTGCTTTGGCACTCGTTGCATCGGGAATTGGTGTATCACTTTTACCTAAACCTAGAAAAGAAAATGTTGGTGTAAAATTTTTACCGATCACAGACGCCAACTTTAAGCGAAAGATTACGTTCGTGTGGAAAAAAGGAAATCATTCAAAAGCTTTGATGAATTTCCGTTCTGCATAA